The Opitutales bacterium ASA1 genome window below encodes:
- a CDS encoding tryptophan-rich sensory protein, producing MHGRRPHQHWGFLVAFLLGSFAAAAVGSLATSSGVSEWYPTLRKPAWNPPDWIFGPVWTALYIAMSVAAWRVWRVQNGIEASRTLRLFGAQLALNALWSILFFGMRRPDLALIEIVVLWSLLVVLLVRFARTDRIAGYLWAPYVAWVSFATVLNATIWRLNTP from the coding sequence ATGCACGGACGTCGCCCGCACCAGCACTGGGGATTCCTGGTCGCCTTTCTCCTCGGCTCGTTCGCCGCCGCCGCGGTCGGTTCGCTGGCGACATCCAGCGGCGTAAGCGAGTGGTACCCCACGCTGCGCAAACCGGCATGGAATCCACCCGATTGGATCTTCGGACCGGTCTGGACCGCACTCTACATTGCGATGTCGGTCGCGGCTTGGCGTGTCTGGCGTGTGCAGAACGGTATCGAAGCCTCTCGCACACTGCGCCTGTTCGGTGCCCAACTCGCTCTCAACGCCCTCTGGTCGATCCTCTTCTTCGGCATGCGCCGCCCGGATCTCGCCCTGATCGAAATCGTCGTCCTCTGGTCCCTGCTCGTCGTCCTACTCGTGCGCTTCGCACGCACGGACCGTATTGCCGGATACCTGTGGGCCCCATACGTCGCGTGGGTGAGTTTCGCGACAGTCTTGAACGCCACGATTTGGCGGCTCAATACACCCTGA
- a CDS encoding metalloregulator ArsR/SmtB family transcription factor: MHSLEALAHPTRRRIVELLAERDRTAGELVREFAVSAPAISQHLEILREAGLVRSRAEGRTRIQSLDPGGLDQIDVWLERMRAFWSSRLDALERELRAEDAANRPPPSNPHNP, from the coding sequence ATGCACAGCCTCGAAGCACTGGCTCACCCCACGCGGCGTCGCATCGTCGAACTTCTCGCCGAGCGCGACCGCACGGCCGGTGAACTCGTGCGCGAGTTCGCCGTCTCCGCTCCGGCCATCTCGCAGCATCTGGAGATCCTCCGCGAAGCCGGGCTCGTCCGCTCCCGTGCCGAAGGCCGCACCCGCATCCAAAGCCTCGATCCCGGCGGCCTCGACCAAATCGACGTCTGGCTCGAACGCATGCGCGCCTTCTGGAGCAGCCGCCTCGATGCCCTCGAACGCGAACTCCGCGCCGAAGACGCCGCGAACCGACCCCCTCCTTCCAACCCGCACAACCCATGA
- a CDS encoding carbohydrate ABC transporter permease, with protein MVFVALVGYLAWTVLPMLWVAASALKSDADIFHRPLALFGAEGLQWSNFARAWGEGHFGKYFLTSVWVTVLSVAGILLLGSMSAYALSRFLHRVGRVTYWMFLAGLMIPAQLSIIPLFFFLRSLGWLNSAGGLVVVYIANGLPFAVFILAGFFRGLPRTFYEAAVIDGCSDAGAFWRVILPLARPGLVTVAIFQFIGIWKEYFYAFMFLSGGGPDGVKTLPLALANLAITSQYRTDYGVLFAGLVIVVLPILFVYLLVQKHLVRGITAGALKG; from the coding sequence GTGGTCTTCGTGGCACTCGTGGGTTACCTCGCTTGGACCGTGCTGCCAATGCTTTGGGTGGCGGCAAGCGCGCTGAAGAGTGATGCGGACATCTTCCACCGACCGTTGGCGTTGTTCGGTGCCGAGGGTCTGCAATGGTCCAACTTCGCGCGCGCGTGGGGCGAGGGGCATTTCGGGAAGTACTTTCTGACGAGTGTCTGGGTCACCGTCTTGTCGGTGGCCGGCATTCTCTTGCTGGGGTCGATGTCGGCCTACGCCTTGAGTCGGTTTTTGCATCGGGTCGGGCGAGTTACCTACTGGATGTTTCTCGCCGGCCTGATGATCCCGGCGCAACTGAGCATCATCCCGCTCTTCTTCTTTCTGCGGTCGCTCGGGTGGCTCAACTCCGCCGGCGGACTCGTGGTCGTCTACATCGCCAATGGCCTGCCGTTCGCCGTCTTCATCCTCGCCGGATTTTTTCGAGGCCTCCCGCGCACCTTCTACGAGGCCGCGGTCATCGACGGTTGCAGCGATGCCGGTGCGTTTTGGCGGGTCATCCTGCCGCTGGCACGCCCAGGGCTGGTGACGGTGGCGATCTTCCAATTCATCGGAATCTGGAAGGAGTACTTCTATGCCTTCATGTTCCTCTCCGGCGGGGGACCGGACGGCGTGAAGACCCTTCCGCTGGCGTTGGCCAACCTCGCCATCACCTCCCAATACCGCACCGACTACGGCGTGCTCTTCGCGGGTTTGGTGATCGTCGTCCTACCGATCCTTTTTGTTTACCTGTTGGTTCAAAAGCATTTGGTGCGCGGAATCACGGCAGGGGCGTTGAAGGGGTAG